The sequence aaatcgtgtagaaacgtaggctgggccgttgtccgtcttaatttctttaggcacacccagtactgcaaaagaagcgtgaagatgtcattcactatgtaaggccttttctccagttcgtgccgtggcccacatggcagcaggataggtatcaatacacacatgcacagaacgctttgcaccaaaccacgtgacatgggtgacatccatttgccacaactgcaatggcaaaagacctcgtcggttaaccccacagcccaagcccagcccttccttttgacaatcggggcatgctttaacgataccttgggcatcagtaagtggtaagtcaaattgctttgctaacatcctagcgggttggtgcaagaacgcatatgattgccgtgctttgttgaaaacgattccctggaggaggctcccgtggcgctgcaaccaattggttagctctgtcatttcccgtttctcatctgcacagtgttctcatacccaagagttctaccagaggggtcatattgccattagtgataccgcaaagattccgcacccactggatatctcccacaagcttctggacatcatgtaacattgaaatttctcatgttatttgaaccttctgatgtttaacattgctagcatttatgtgccaccccaaatacttccaaggtgctgccttttgcaccttttcaggagtgattattactccgcgatggcttaagatgtcctgcaattgagttaaaatctcatcctgtggcaagttactgaggtaactgctttcttacaggctctgatgcccaggccacatacacctgacacatcgtgggggaattgcgcattcattgcggtaacacgacccaatggtatctcttatagggttctgccttgttaatcgatggtaccgaaaaggcgaaccgttcagcgccatctgggtgcaatcttttagatttataattaacaaatcccattcttctggaagcataactggagatggcaaacctggctgcagggctcccatactgtgcatcaccacattcacagctctgagatcatgtaacaatctccacttcccacttttcttgggaatggtaaatattgatgtattccatggactagtagaaggaacaacttgtcccgctctcaattggtcctcaactaacccttgtatttttagcagcctttcagaatttagcagctactgatcaatccaaacaggttcatctgttttccagttaattttcagaatcggctacccctcagtgaccgctcctaaaaaggatgcgtcactaacattgccttcatttggctcaataaatcatggcctacgaggccaaacaattcagttggggtagtcatgacatacggacacatcgtaatgtgttcaccatcggggaacacaaatgtaatcggtagctgacttactaaggtggcttgtgtgccccctatccctgcaataccaaagtttggattgatcgatggccatgatggaggccaaatgcattgtgaaataatcataacatcagcacctgtattgattgtcatcggtttcttgacaacaactccatcgggccctgccaattgcactaccttttctggtttacctcttgttgtgtccatggcaaagtatacctgcggtttccctgtggagccgaatccaccatctccacgttgtacttcacctgggttcggaacacacgacctgaatggaactaattatgctattctggtacctttaggaatagaaacaggagggattaaaacatgaatcataattttcacagtcccacaataatctgcatcaataagccctgggagcaccagaattccttctagagctgttgaagattgccccattaaaaatgcactaagtccaaaccccaatggtccctttatgttgactgcggtttccacatccactccggagcttcctgcggtggcggatctggtggttgcgaggctgcctgagggctggcagctcaagccccttgcatttgtgtcgccgcgcAAGGGGCCTTCGCGgttggtgtaaagtttcccttcttcctgtattcttggtggtatggttatctttcttacacttgttgcagcacttactgttaacagtacctgtacatttgctcctaatgtgtccacgtttgccacagttagaacacttgaccaagggtgtcttactggccttgtgtttctttgtagctccttggagagctgtggcagcataggctactttttgtgagtccactgatcgatccgtgtattctatcatatcaacgatgtctgcatttttcggcaaattacacaatgctttgcgtgtcttttcagtagcattttcaaaagcgagtattttgaacatgttttctttcatgccctcgttcatgtcagggtggtcataaattgtattctcctgtttcacctgggtaaaagcatggctgtacatattgtctggtacggtaagaaaagcttgatacgccaagatctgtgatagatgatgaacctcagtgacacattgtaactgagcattccctgatgcgaagggtccagtacccatcagcatctgcgtggttactccccataggggatctgtttgttgtcgtggtgttgcttgttccctatcacagagcttctcccactgccagaaaaacactaacattcaggcgggtgtcaaaatcaactgtgctagctgtttaatatcttaaggtatcagcgtatcagcagaaaaaatgaattgcagtatttggtgagttaacgcagatttgattccgtactgactcacagcattccttaatttctcaatgaccttccagtcaaacgcctcccattttttctgtccatttgatgcaataactgggaatgcttagagcatagtcccttctataatggcatctgttattacacccctccaatgtctctgcctttcttctgcagcggctattacaggcggctccgcgtctatcacaggtgcggttggtttccccgtctcttttccgcatttcctttaacaattctaacattgtctctttttgttctattattagagtagccaagtccttgtttgcattatttgaatcagggtgtatgctaggtataatttgttcatgttgaacggtggtatctgagggctggtttttcgtaggcagatttttactcactccctgattctgtagggtttcctttaatcgtacggttagggaggcttgggaaccgtcggatggctgattaatatcggcagtcccagggagtggagcagaagtcaagggcacgagagcaggcgaacaagctccaaaaagtctctctcgctgcattatgtttttctccccgtttttccctttcgcttgcggttggagagagagagcagcaaaagcagacgcagacgctttacgatctgctttcatttcttacagagttgtcttaatcaatttccataaagttgtaagacctttaacttctttagacccgtcactaatttcatcccatagggaggttccgatagcattccaggtactaagctcaaaagctgtacccacactaattgaaaggtttctgtccttgcttcattagttttttagctgatttatcatcgtcagttaccatatcccataatacgtctcctaatctacgccattcactctcctcaaataataaatccggattcttaaagcatcccttaacgcgacccagcgcgactaaccccgaaatttgcttaatgcaatttactccccgcttttctaaaaagcactgtaataattttagggctacctcttgatccattgccggccggcttcttgatactcctgggtgctaccttgattaaggcacctcggttaaaaagtctttgcagcctttttccagtagccctcactgacggcgaaccccttttggacggtccaggcacgagagttaacacaccaaccaagacgatcagcgttcggttaatcttttgccccccagtcgctgctaccggtgcttctcagtgtccgtcgctccaattcccctttcttcggtccccgttcgggcgccatttgttggagcggcggaggaatgcacataagtcgacccaatatgagtgatagaagtgattcaactttatttacacggatagctcatatttatacagtttgcgataattatgcctactagtcctaatatgactggtacattgctaatgtttattcattactaaaacacacccacttgtggttggcagctacgcgtgttcagtaactttctcatgagaacttcttcaaaagttacttgtgaagttatgccaaggtcacaccgtccctgtctttctcctgataacagcgagaccagctgttgtttttctcccaatatcagtaaagccagctattttcagccaaggcctagtcttgttgctcaaactgacattctttcacacagaactctgctcgcacaacttttccacaggcccatgtcctttttcagcaagccacttcccaacaaggaggtgctccaggtgctggagcagagattcccctgcagcccatggaggcccacggtggagcagatatccactctGAAGCCCATGGAGGACTCCACGTCGGTgcaggtggatgtgcccaaaggaggctctGACCTCATGGAGAGccagcgctggagcaggctcctgacaggacctgtggccccgtgggggacccacgctggagcagcccattcctgaaggactgcaccccgtggaaaggacccatgctggagcagttcgtgaagaactgcagcccgtgggaaggacccacattggtgaagttcatggaggactgtctcccgtgggtgggaccccacgctggagcaggggaagagcgtgag comes from Accipiter gentilis chromosome W, bAccGen1.1, whole genome shotgun sequence and encodes:
- the LOC126035504 gene encoding uncharacterized protein LOC126035504 isoform X2, whose product is MLVFFWQWEKLCDREQATPRQQTDPLWGVTTQMLMGTGPFASGNAQLQCVTEVHHLSQILAYQAFLTVPDNMYSHAFTQVKQENTIYDHPDMNEGMKENMFKILAFENATEKTRKALCNLPKNADIVDMIEYTDRSVDSQKVAYAATALQGATKKHKASKTPLVKCSNCGKRGHIRSKCTAPREPPPGNRFQQSTAIICVLAPTR